The DNA sequence CGACCATCATGCCGGCGAAACCGCCGCGCCCGCGGTGACCCACCACCAGCAGCTGCGCGTCGTCGGCATGGCGGAGCAGGTGCCGCACCGGACGGTCGTGCACGACCTCACGGCGGATCGTCACCCCGGGAAACTGCTCCTGCCATCCCGCGAGCGACTCTGCCAGCACCGCGTCCTCACGCTGCTGGATCGTCTCCCACTGCAGGTGCGGCTCGTCCAGACCGGTCAGGGGCACGTCGCTCCAGGCGTGCACCACCTCAAGCACGGCACCGCGCGCCTGCGCCTCGACCAGCGCGAACTCGAGCGCGGGCGTGCAGTGGGCGGAACCGTCGACCCCCACCACGACCGGCCCGGCCCCCAGGCCCTCCTCGGCGCCCGTCCACCCCCGGACCACCGCGACAGGGCAGACGCCGTAGGCGATCAGCGCCGAGGTCACCGACCCGGCGGCACTCTCCGGGGACTCGCCCAGGCCGCGGTCGCCCAGCACCACCAGATCGGCGTCACCGGCCGCGGCTCGGATCGCGGGAATCGGCGGGCCCTCCCACAGGACGGTGCGCACCGGGTGCTCCGCTCCCAGCACGCCCCGCACCGCAGTCTCCGCCCGGCCGAGGGCCCGCTCGCAGCGCCCGCGCAGCGCATCGAGGAAG is a window from the Tomitella gaofuii genome containing:
- a CDS encoding universal stress protein, whose translation is MTQHAGNARAQVGVLAAVDGSAAALGAARWAALHARRHDRPLTVGCAVQLPVPSGAAGSTRTDFLDALRGRCERALGRAETAVRGVLGAEHPVRTVLWEGPPIPAIRAAAGDADLVVLGDRGLGESPESAAGSVTSALIAYGVCPVAVVRGWTGAEEGLGAGPVVVGVDGSAHCTPALEFALVEAQARGAVLEVVHAWSDVPLTGLDEPHLQWETIQQREDAVLAESLAGWQEQFPGVTIRREVVHDRPVRHLLRHADDAQLLVVGHRGRGGFAGMMVGSTSRALLHAAPCPLVVVRDAGGH